A stretch of the Aythya fuligula isolate bAytFul2 chromosome 18, bAytFul2.pri, whole genome shotgun sequence genome encodes the following:
- the ANAPC11 gene encoding anaphase-promoting complex subunit 11, with protein sequence MRVRVRSWHGVASWLWVANDENCGICRMAFNGCCPDCKVPGDDCPLVWGQCSHCFHMHCILKWLHSQQVQQHCPMCRQEWKFKE encoded by the exons ATGCGGGTGCGGGTGCGGAGCTGGCACGGGGTCGCCTCGTGGCTGTGGGTGGCGAACGACGAAAACTGCGGCATCTGCCGCATGGCCTTCAACGGCTGCTGCCCCGACT GCAAAGTGCCCGGGGACGACTGCCCGCTGGTGTGGGGGCAGTGCTCGCATTGCTTCCACATGCACTGCATCCTCAAGTGGCTGCACTCGCAGCaggtgcagcagcactgccccatGTGCCGCCAGGAGTGGAAGTTCAAGGAGTGA